CCAGTAGACCCACGCGGCGGGGCCGGTCATGGTCGTCGCGGCGAGCGAGAGGGAGTCTTTCTCTGCGGTCTCGAAGACCCGGTCGAAGTCGCCTTCGCGCAGGGCGTCGCGCATCTCCGCGAGTTGGTCGTGGATGTGCGCGAGTCGCGCTTCGAACATGTGGCTGTCGGCGGCCTCACGGTGAGCCTCTTCGGTCTCCTTGTAGGCGGGGACGAGTCCCGCGACGATTCGCACGTCGTCTTCGAGCGGCGATTCGAGGCGCTCGGAGCGACAGTCTTCGTTGTTCAGACCAGCGTGGAGGTCCGAGAACCCACCCGTGACCGCGCGGGCCGCCGAGGAGGACCCCAGACGCGCGATGGTCGAGATTTCGGGGTGGGAGAGGTCGAGGTCGGCCGCGCGAACGAGTGCCATCGCCGCCGCGGCGAATCCGGACGAAGAGGAGCCGAGACCGACGTTCGACGGGAAGGAGTTCTCGCTCTCCAGTCGGACGGGGTACTGGGCGTGGTCGGCGTCGGCGAGTTCGCGCACGCGAGCGACGACTTTGGCGACGCGGTCGGCCGCGTGGCCAGACAGTTCCTCGCCGTCCACGACGAAGGTGTCCGAGTCGAGGTCGCCGTCGAACTCGACGGTGGTCTTGGTGTGACTCGGCGCTGTGCAGAGACTGATGGAGTCGTGATAGGGGAGTCGCTGGTCCTCGTCGCGCATCCCGTGGTACTTGACCAAGCCCTGAATCGGGTGGGCCTTCGCGGTCGCTTTCATATCAGGAGTGGTGTCGGTCGGGTGGTTAAAACTCTCCGGTCCACCTTTTTTCTCGTCGGGTGGCGACGGCGCGCTCCGCGCGCCTCGCCACCACTCCTCGAAAAATGTGGCTCAAAAAAGGGACGCTCGAAATCCGCGCTCGGAGCGCACGGATTTCTCACGTCTTCTGGAGACTTGCTCGACCGACTGCACCGCACAGCACCGCATGAGCCACAGACCTCCCCATCCGATTCGCTCACATTCGTTCGCTCATCCACTGAAGGACAAACCGCGTCCTTCAAGCCTTGACTCGCATCCGCTCGTCAAGACCTCGCGCGGCTGGTCGCGGTACGAGACCGCGACCGCACGCGCCGGTTGGTAAACATACGCGATGCTAACTTTAAGTGACGGCGCGCGCTGGCGCGCCCCTCGTGGTCGCGCCAACCCTCGCGCGAGGGATGAGCAACGAGCTTGGAAAACGCGGCGTGCCGCGTTTTCCAGAAACGAGTCGCGCAATCGGTTGGGGAGGGACGTGGCTCTCGCGGTGCTGTGCGGTCTCCTTGGTTTCGGGAGTAGCTAGCTCTCTAATGGTAGTCACTGATGTGGCAATTACTGAATCTCCAACTCCAACTCATCGAACACGATTCAAATCACCATTCTCAAAGCAACCCCCTCACAATCACACCATCATGGGAACAAAGCTCGAATCACGCGAAGCCCAAGTCGAGGAGGTACTCGATAGGCTCTACGAGGAGTATCCCGACTCCACGATTTCACTCAACTTCTCCAACCGACTCGAACTGCTCATCGCGGTCATGCTCTCCGCGCAGTGTACCGACGAGCGCGTCAACAAGGAGACCGAACACCTCTTCGAGAAGTACCAGTCCGTCGAAGACTACGCGAACGCCGATGTGGACGAACTCTCCGAAGACATCGGCTCCATCACCTACCACAACAGCAAGGCCGACTACATCGTCAGCAGTGCGAACCTCATCATCGACGAGTACGGCGGCGAAGTCCCCGACACGATGGAAGAACTAACAGAGCTGAAAGGTGTCGGCCGGAAGACCGCGAACGTCGTGCTCCAACATGGCCACGACGTGGTCGAGGGAATCGTCGTGGACACGCACGTCCAGCGACTCTCGCGGCGACTCGGCATCACCGAGGAAGAACCGCCGAAGAAGATAGAACAGGACCTGATGCCACTCGTGCCCGAAGAAGATTGGCAACAGCTTACGCATCTGTTCATCAGCCACGGCCGGGCGACCTGCACCGCGATAAACCCCGACTGTTCGGACTGCGTGCTGGAAGACATCTGTCCGTCCTCGAAACTCGACCACGACGTAGACCTCGCCAGCGGCGAGCCATGGGACTGAGCGTACTCAGTTCACTTCGGGAGACTGCAGTACGCCGATTCCACGAGCGAGGACGTACAGGAGGACCGTCAGGATTCCCGCACGCGTGGACGCGAGTACCAACGTCTCGACTGCGGCATTCAACGTGCTGTGGCCTGCGAGCGTCGTGGCGAGTCCGGCGAGCGCGAACCAGAAGACGACTGGCGTAGCGACGACGACTGCTTCGCGGCCGAAACTACTCGAATCGACCATTTTGGAGCGGTCACCCCCAGACGCGCTCCCGAGAGCGACGCTCCGGACGACGACGTACAGCACTGCCACGCTCGTGCCCGCGAAGACGAACCCCGTGCGAACGAGGTCGCCCGCATTCACGAGGAACGGAAGTTCGCTCATGGCGTTGGCTACCGCGCCGGTCGCGTAGAGGACGAGCAGAATAGCACCGATGCGGAGACTATCTTTCAGCAGTGATCGGAGTCGGAGCGGTCGCACTGTCGAACGCTTGAGGAAGTGACTGTAATAGGTCTTCCCAATCCTCACGCCAGCACGTACTGCAAGACGAACCGGACCATGCCGACCAGCCACGCCAATAGCCAGAACAGCACGTAGCCGACGACGCCGACTCGAAGTCGCCCTCGCCACGCGCCCATGTTTTCGTGGAGTTCGCCGATGTCTACGTCGTGGTCGGCGTCCTCCGCGTAAAGGTCGTGGTCGCGTTTGACCTGGAAGATTCGGACGATGCCCGTCAAGGCGACGATGAGCATCGCGTAGGCCTGCAAGCCGAGGAAGGCGTGGAGTGCGGCGAACCCCTTGCCGAACTGCTGTAGAAAGCGCGGCCCCATCCACGTCACCATCGGCACCGTCGTCAACAGGAGGCCGACCACGATGAACTTCAGGTGGTGGACCAGCACGGACCACGTGACGACCTCTTGGTCGAGGATGTACCACGCGCCGTAGACGTAGAACGGAAAACTGGCCGTCACCGAGAGGGCGGCCACTGTCGCTACCAGCGCGTCGCTGACCATAGACGGGGCTTAGGAACGCGCCGAATTAAGGCGTGCGAAACTCCGTCGGTACGCCCACGTCGTAACTCATCGTGGCACGCACTCAGAGTACGCGACACTCAGTTTCGGCGGTCTGACCGACCCACTCTTCGAGAATCGGATGGCCGTGATACCGAACCGTCTTACTCCGGGCGTCGTACTCGACTACGTCGGCCTCCGCCAGTTTGGGTAGTTTGGCGTGATACAATGAGAGTTCGAGACGGTCCGAGTCCGAGCGATGGTAGTCGTCGTGGTCACCGATGTGTTCGGCGAGTTCGGCGACAGACGCGACGCTCGTGTCGCTCTCGGAGAAGTAGTACAGCACGTACCGACACTCTCTGTCGGCGAGGACGCTGAACCACTCGTCGAACTTCCCGGACATTTCTCCCGGGTCTCCCGTCATGGTCGTGACGCTCTCGGTCGTTCCTGGACGAACACTGGATGCTAGTTGTGAACGCTTCGTAGGTGTTCTTGTCGCTCGTTTCTGTAACTAAACGCTAACTTCGTGGGCGCGTGGATTGATTTCGCCGGGTAGGGGTACGTAGTCCACTGCCACACCTTGTCAAACGTGAGTCCGACCCATAAAACCATGGTATGTGTGTTCATAGCATAGTAGTGCGAGCGCTCATCTCTTGTCGATGTGTCGCGGTGCTTAAGCGGCTACAGGTCTGAGTTCCGGACGATGACCGACGCCTCGGACGAACAGGCGGACGAACGACAACCCGCCGACGCGGAGTCCGCAGAGTCGCTCCGCGAGAGCGTCGAAGAGAAGTACGACTTCGAGGACTTCGGCCCGCGGGACATGGCCGAGATGTCCTACGAGGAGTGGGACGCCGCCTTCGACCCCGACACGTGGATAACGGGCGAGACGCTGTTGGACCGCGTCGAAGCCGACATCAAGTCGCGGGTGGCCGACCGGGACGTGTTCGCCGTCGTCGAACGCATCGAGCAGGACGGAGAACAGCGACTGGTCGCGTACTCCGACGAGGGCTACGCCGTCGTCTATCCGGACGGCGGCGTCGAGGGAAGCGGGACGGTCCTCCGAGACGTAAAACCGAGCGTC
The sequence above is a segment of the Halorussus halophilus genome. Coding sequences within it:
- the mvaD gene encoding phosphomevalonate decarboxylase MvaD, whose protein sequence is MKATAKAHPIQGLVKYHGMRDEDQRLPYHDSISLCTAPSHTKTTVEFDGDLDSDTFVVDGEELSGHAADRVAKVVARVRELADADHAQYPVRLESENSFPSNVGLGSSSSGFAAAAMALVRAADLDLSHPEISTIARLGSSSAARAVTGGFSDLHAGLNNEDCRSERLESPLEDDVRIVAGLVPAYKETEEAHREAADSHMFEARLAHIHDQLAEMRDALREGDFDRVFETAEKDSLSLAATTMTGPAAWVYWKPETLEIFDTVREMREDGIPVYYSTDTGASVYVNTTEEYVEEVEAAIADCGVETMSWEVGGPAEVLPEDEALF
- the nth gene encoding endonuclease III, which encodes MGTKLESREAQVEEVLDRLYEEYPDSTISLNFSNRLELLIAVMLSAQCTDERVNKETEHLFEKYQSVEDYANADVDELSEDIGSITYHNSKADYIVSSANLIIDEYGGEVPDTMEELTELKGVGRKTANVVLQHGHDVVEGIVVDTHVQRLSRRLGITEEEPPKKIEQDLMPLVPEEDWQQLTHLFISHGRATCTAINPDCSDCVLEDICPSSKLDHDVDLASGEPWD
- a CDS encoding DUF7321 family protein codes for the protein MVSDALVATVAALSVTASFPFYVYGAWYILDQEVVTWSVLVHHLKFIVVGLLLTTVPMVTWMGPRFLQQFGKGFAALHAFLGLQAYAMLIVALTGIVRIFQVKRDHDLYAEDADHDVDIGELHENMGAWRGRLRVGVVGYVLFWLLAWLVGMVRFVLQYVLA
- a CDS encoding DUF7344 domain-containing protein; amino-acid sequence: MTGDPGEMSGKFDEWFSVLADRECRYVLYYFSESDTSVASVAELAEHIGDHDDYHRSDSDRLELSLYHAKLPKLAEADVVEYDARSKTVRYHGHPILEEWVGQTAETECRVL